One part of the Apus apus isolate bApuApu2 chromosome 11, bApuApu2.pri.cur, whole genome shotgun sequence genome encodes these proteins:
- the DPY19L3 gene encoding probable C-mannosyltransferase DPY19L3 isoform X4 produces the protein MTTIRQRKVGKGTEAAEDQPSEEKNVKPDGKILSDHTGGKLWNILSITVGAFFAISLGLLTSVYVATLHENDLWFSNIKEVEREISFRTECGLYYSYYKQMIQAASIQQGLHGLVYDNKTESVRTINILERMNVYQEVFLSILYRILPIQQYLEPVYFYIYTLFGLQAVYVIALYVTSWLLSGTWLSGLLAACWYITNRIDTTRVEFTIPLRENWALPFFAVQIAAITYLLRTHLQPVQERLTLMAVFIATFLFSLTWQFNQFMMLVQALALFILDCFDMLPTGKKNLKRGSLLNRLGKIIFHVLLVLCLTLLINKFIKKILNLESDEHIFKFLKAKFGFGATRDFDANLYLCEEAFGLLPLNTFSRLSDTLLFYIYIFVLLLMAVTAVVVAFRNLSGSNEVQFVEAVEECTITLKPDAAYNLIHTILFGCLALSTMRMKYLWTSHMCVFASFGLCSAEVWKLILKCVHLYTSRRTHVMKYSLPIITLLYISYKFWPGIMDELSELREFYDPDTVELMNWIKSNTPNTAVFAGSMQLLAGVKLCTGRTLTNHPHYEDKNLRERTKQIYQIYAKRSPEDVHRILLSFGTDYVILEDSICYERRHSRGCRLRDLLDVANGHIMDGLGENEPDLKPSLFPRFCEEIKKNLPSYTIHFTRVFQNKTFHVYKLAKHK, from the exons ATGACAACCATAAGACAGAGAAAGGTTGGAAAAggcacagaagcagctgaagatcAGCCTTCAGAGGAGAAGAATGTGAAGCCGGATGGGAAAATTCTCTCTG atCATACAGGTGGAAAGCTGTGGAACATTCTCTCAATAACTGTTGGTGCATTTTTTGCCATTTCTCTTGGACTTCTTACTTCTGTTTATGTTGCTACACTACATGAAAATGACCTGTGGTTTTCCAATATTAAG GAAGTCGAAAGAGAAATTTCATTCAGAACAGAATGTGGACTTTATTATTCCTACTACAAACAGATGATTCAGGCTGCTTCCATCCAGCAAG GTTTACATGGTTTAGTATATGACAATAAAACTGAATCTGTGAGGACAATTAACATACTTGAAAGAATGAATGTTTACCAGGAGGTGTTTCTCAGCATTCTGTATAGGATTCTTCCAATTCAG CAATACCTAGAGCCcgtttatttttatatctacACTTTGTTTGGACTTCAGGCAGTTTATGTCATTGCTCTGTATGTAACAAGCTGGCTTCTTAGTGGAACATGGCTTTCAGGGTTGTTGGCAGCTTGCTGGTATATTACCAACAG AATAGATACTACAAGAGTAGAATTCACCATTCCCTTAAGAGAGAACTGGGCATTACCTTTCTTTGCTGTTCAGATAGCAGCCATCACTTACCTACTCAGAACTCATTTACAGCCTGTTCAAGAA AGATTGACTCTTATGGCTGTATTCATAGCAACATTTCTCTTTAGCCTGACTTGGCAATTTAATCAGTTTATGATGCTGGTACAAGCATTGGCATTATTCATACTGGACTGCTTTGACATGCTTCCCACAGGAAAG aaAAATCTAAAAAGGGGCAGCTTGCTTAATAGGCTTGGAAAAATTATCTTCCATGTACTGTTAGTCTTGTGCTTGACTCTcctaataaataaattcatcaag AAAATTCTTAATCTTGAGTCAGATGAACATATATTCAAATTCCTGAAAGCAAAATTTGGATTTGGGGCAACAAG agaTTTTGATGCTAACCTGTACCTTTGTGAAGAAGCTTTTGGTTTACTGCctttaaatactttttcaaGACTCTCAGACACATTACTTTTTTACATCTACATCTTTGTTCTCCTTCTAATGGCAGTAACAGCTGTGGTTGTTGCCTTTCGGAACCTCag TGGTTCAAATGAAGTCCAGTTTGTGGAAGCAGTGGAAGAATGCACAATAACACTGAAGCCTGATGCTGCTTACAATTTAATTCACACCATTCTCTTTGGATGTCTGGCATTAAGCACAATGag AATGAAGTACCTCTGGACATCCCACATGTGTGTATTTGCATCTTTTGGCCTGTGCAGTGCAGAAGTATGGAAACTTATCCTGAAGTGTGTTCATCTCTACACATCACGGCGG ACACATGTGATGAAGTATTCTCTACCAATAATTACATTGCTATACATTTCATACAAG TTCTGGCCAGGAATAATGGATGAACTATCAGAGCTGAGAGAGTTCTATGACCCAGACACTGTGGAGCTCATGAACTGGATTAA GTCAAACACTCCAAACACAGCAGTGTTTGCTGGGAGCATGCAGCTATTAGCAGGAGTCAAACTGTGCACTGGACGGACCTTAACTAATCATCCCCATTATGAGGATAAGAATctgagagagagaacaaaacag ATTTATCAGATCTATGCCAAGAGGTCTCCTGAAGATGTGCACAGGATCCTGCTCTCCTTTGGCACAGACTACGTGATCCTGGAAGACAGTATCTGCTACGAGCGAAGGCACAGCAGAGGCTGCCGGTTACGAGACCTGCTTGATGTAGCCAATGGCCAC ATCATGGATGGTTTGGGAGAGAA
- the DPY19L3 gene encoding probable C-mannosyltransferase DPY19L3 isoform X2: MTTIRQRKVGKGTEAAEDQPSEEKNVKPDGKILSDHTGGKLWNILSITVGAFFAISLGLLTSVYVATLHENDLWFSNIKEVEREISFRTECGLYYSYYKQMIQAASIQQGIVNCKQYLEPVYFYIYTLFGLQAVYVIALYVTSWLLSGTWLSGLLAACWYITNRIDTTRVEFTIPLRENWALPFFAVQIAAITYLLRTHLQPVQERLTLMAVFIATFLFSLTWQFNQFMMLVQALALFILDCFDMLPTGKVTWLYIIQISGLLLVCVLQFFNSMILGSLLISFNASVLIARTIQKNLKRGSLLNRLGKIIFHVLLVLCLTLLINKFIKKILNLESDEHIFKFLKAKFGFGATRDFDANLYLCEEAFGLLPLNTFSRLSDTLLFYIYIFVLLLMAVTAVVVAFRNLSGSNEVQFVEAVEECTITLKPDAAYNLIHTILFGCLALSTMRMKYLWTSHMCVFASFGLCSAEVWKLILKCVHLYTSRRTHVMKYSLPIITLLYISYKFWPGIMDELSELREFYDPDTVELMNWIKSNTPNTAVFAGSMQLLAGVKLCTGRTLTNHPHYEDKNLRERTKQIYQIYAKRSPEDVHRILLSFGTDYVILEDSICYERRHSRGCRLRDLLDVANGHIMDGLGENEPDLKPSLFPRFCEEIKKNLPSYTIHFTRVFQNKTFHVYKLAKHK; the protein is encoded by the exons ATGACAACCATAAGACAGAGAAAGGTTGGAAAAggcacagaagcagctgaagatcAGCCTTCAGAGGAGAAGAATGTGAAGCCGGATGGGAAAATTCTCTCTG atCATACAGGTGGAAAGCTGTGGAACATTCTCTCAATAACTGTTGGTGCATTTTTTGCCATTTCTCTTGGACTTCTTACTTCTGTTTATGTTGCTACACTACATGAAAATGACCTGTGGTTTTCCAATATTAAG GAAGTCGAAAGAGAAATTTCATTCAGAACAGAATGTGGACTTTATTATTCCTACTACAAACAGATGATTCAGGCTGCTTCCATCCAGCAAGGTATTGTAAACTGTAAA CAATACCTAGAGCCcgtttatttttatatctacACTTTGTTTGGACTTCAGGCAGTTTATGTCATTGCTCTGTATGTAACAAGCTGGCTTCTTAGTGGAACATGGCTTTCAGGGTTGTTGGCAGCTTGCTGGTATATTACCAACAG AATAGATACTACAAGAGTAGAATTCACCATTCCCTTAAGAGAGAACTGGGCATTACCTTTCTTTGCTGTTCAGATAGCAGCCATCACTTACCTACTCAGAACTCATTTACAGCCTGTTCAAGAA AGATTGACTCTTATGGCTGTATTCATAGCAACATTTCTCTTTAGCCTGACTTGGCAATTTAATCAGTTTATGATGCTGGTACAAGCATTGGCATTATTCATACTGGACTGCTTTGACATGCTTCCCACAGGAAAG GTTACGTGGCTCTATATTATTCAGATTTCTGGATTACTGCTAGTCTGTGTCCTACAGTTCtttaattctatgattcttggaTCGTTACTTATAAGTTTCAATGCTTCTGTCTTGATAGCCAGAACAATCCAG aaAAATCTAAAAAGGGGCAGCTTGCTTAATAGGCTTGGAAAAATTATCTTCCATGTACTGTTAGTCTTGTGCTTGACTCTcctaataaataaattcatcaag AAAATTCTTAATCTTGAGTCAGATGAACATATATTCAAATTCCTGAAAGCAAAATTTGGATTTGGGGCAACAAG agaTTTTGATGCTAACCTGTACCTTTGTGAAGAAGCTTTTGGTTTACTGCctttaaatactttttcaaGACTCTCAGACACATTACTTTTTTACATCTACATCTTTGTTCTCCTTCTAATGGCAGTAACAGCTGTGGTTGTTGCCTTTCGGAACCTCag TGGTTCAAATGAAGTCCAGTTTGTGGAAGCAGTGGAAGAATGCACAATAACACTGAAGCCTGATGCTGCTTACAATTTAATTCACACCATTCTCTTTGGATGTCTGGCATTAAGCACAATGag AATGAAGTACCTCTGGACATCCCACATGTGTGTATTTGCATCTTTTGGCCTGTGCAGTGCAGAAGTATGGAAACTTATCCTGAAGTGTGTTCATCTCTACACATCACGGCGG ACACATGTGATGAAGTATTCTCTACCAATAATTACATTGCTATACATTTCATACAAG TTCTGGCCAGGAATAATGGATGAACTATCAGAGCTGAGAGAGTTCTATGACCCAGACACTGTGGAGCTCATGAACTGGATTAA GTCAAACACTCCAAACACAGCAGTGTTTGCTGGGAGCATGCAGCTATTAGCAGGAGTCAAACTGTGCACTGGACGGACCTTAACTAATCATCCCCATTATGAGGATAAGAATctgagagagagaacaaaacag ATTTATCAGATCTATGCCAAGAGGTCTCCTGAAGATGTGCACAGGATCCTGCTCTCCTTTGGCACAGACTACGTGATCCTGGAAGACAGTATCTGCTACGAGCGAAGGCACAGCAGAGGCTGCCGGTTACGAGACCTGCTTGATGTAGCCAATGGCCAC ATCATGGATGGTTTGGGAGAGAA
- the DPY19L3 gene encoding probable C-mannosyltransferase DPY19L3 isoform X6 yields MGKKCSYTQNLYLTREKKQEVEREISFRTECGLYYSYYKQMIQAASIQQGLHGLVYDNKTESVRTINILERMNVYQEVFLSILYRILPIQQYLEPVYFYIYTLFGLQAVYVIALYVTSWLLSGTWLSGLLAACWYITNRIDTTRVEFTIPLRENWALPFFAVQIAAITYLLRTHLQPVQERLTLMAVFIATFLFSLTWQFNQFMMLVQALALFILDCFDMLPTGKVTWLYIIQISGLLLVCVLQFFNSMILGSLLISFNASVLIARTIQKNLKRGSLLNRLGKIIFHVLLVLCLTLLINKFIKKILNLESDEHIFKFLKAKFGFGATRDFDANLYLCEEAFGLLPLNTFSRLSDTLLFYIYIFVLLLMAVTAVVVAFRNLSGSNEVQFVEAVEECTITLKPDAAYNLIHTILFGCLALSTMRMKYLWTSHMCVFASFGLCSAEVWKLILKCVHLYTSRRTHVMKYSLPIITLLYISYKFWPGIMDELSELREFYDPDTVELMNWIKSNTPNTAVFAGSMQLLAGVKLCTGRTLTNHPHYEDKNLRERTKQIYQIYAKRSPEDVHRILLSFGTDYVILEDSICYERRHSRGCRLRDLLDVANGHIMDGLGENEPDLKPSLFPRFCEEIKKNLPSYTIHFTRVFQNKTFHVYKLAKHK; encoded by the exons ATGGGGAAAAAGTGCAGCTATACCCAAAATCTATATTTaaccagagaaaagaaacag GAAGTCGAAAGAGAAATTTCATTCAGAACAGAATGTGGACTTTATTATTCCTACTACAAACAGATGATTCAGGCTGCTTCCATCCAGCAAG GTTTACATGGTTTAGTATATGACAATAAAACTGAATCTGTGAGGACAATTAACATACTTGAAAGAATGAATGTTTACCAGGAGGTGTTTCTCAGCATTCTGTATAGGATTCTTCCAATTCAG CAATACCTAGAGCCcgtttatttttatatctacACTTTGTTTGGACTTCAGGCAGTTTATGTCATTGCTCTGTATGTAACAAGCTGGCTTCTTAGTGGAACATGGCTTTCAGGGTTGTTGGCAGCTTGCTGGTATATTACCAACAG AATAGATACTACAAGAGTAGAATTCACCATTCCCTTAAGAGAGAACTGGGCATTACCTTTCTTTGCTGTTCAGATAGCAGCCATCACTTACCTACTCAGAACTCATTTACAGCCTGTTCAAGAA AGATTGACTCTTATGGCTGTATTCATAGCAACATTTCTCTTTAGCCTGACTTGGCAATTTAATCAGTTTATGATGCTGGTACAAGCATTGGCATTATTCATACTGGACTGCTTTGACATGCTTCCCACAGGAAAG GTTACGTGGCTCTATATTATTCAGATTTCTGGATTACTGCTAGTCTGTGTCCTACAGTTCtttaattctatgattcttggaTCGTTACTTATAAGTTTCAATGCTTCTGTCTTGATAGCCAGAACAATCCAG aaAAATCTAAAAAGGGGCAGCTTGCTTAATAGGCTTGGAAAAATTATCTTCCATGTACTGTTAGTCTTGTGCTTGACTCTcctaataaataaattcatcaag AAAATTCTTAATCTTGAGTCAGATGAACATATATTCAAATTCCTGAAAGCAAAATTTGGATTTGGGGCAACAAG agaTTTTGATGCTAACCTGTACCTTTGTGAAGAAGCTTTTGGTTTACTGCctttaaatactttttcaaGACTCTCAGACACATTACTTTTTTACATCTACATCTTTGTTCTCCTTCTAATGGCAGTAACAGCTGTGGTTGTTGCCTTTCGGAACCTCag TGGTTCAAATGAAGTCCAGTTTGTGGAAGCAGTGGAAGAATGCACAATAACACTGAAGCCTGATGCTGCTTACAATTTAATTCACACCATTCTCTTTGGATGTCTGGCATTAAGCACAATGag AATGAAGTACCTCTGGACATCCCACATGTGTGTATTTGCATCTTTTGGCCTGTGCAGTGCAGAAGTATGGAAACTTATCCTGAAGTGTGTTCATCTCTACACATCACGGCGG ACACATGTGATGAAGTATTCTCTACCAATAATTACATTGCTATACATTTCATACAAG TTCTGGCCAGGAATAATGGATGAACTATCAGAGCTGAGAGAGTTCTATGACCCAGACACTGTGGAGCTCATGAACTGGATTAA GTCAAACACTCCAAACACAGCAGTGTTTGCTGGGAGCATGCAGCTATTAGCAGGAGTCAAACTGTGCACTGGACGGACCTTAACTAATCATCCCCATTATGAGGATAAGAATctgagagagagaacaaaacag ATTTATCAGATCTATGCCAAGAGGTCTCCTGAAGATGTGCACAGGATCCTGCTCTCCTTTGGCACAGACTACGTGATCCTGGAAGACAGTATCTGCTACGAGCGAAGGCACAGCAGAGGCTGCCGGTTACGAGACCTGCTTGATGTAGCCAATGGCCAC ATCATGGATGGTTTGGGAGAGAA
- the DPY19L3 gene encoding probable C-mannosyltransferase DPY19L3 isoform X1 translates to MTTIRQRKVGKGTEAAEDQPSEEKNVKPDGKILSDHTGGKLWNILSITVGAFFAISLGLLTSVYVATLHENDLWFSNIKEVEREISFRTECGLYYSYYKQMIQAASIQQGLHGLVYDNKTESVRTINILERMNVYQEVFLSILYRILPIQQYLEPVYFYIYTLFGLQAVYVIALYVTSWLLSGTWLSGLLAACWYITNRIDTTRVEFTIPLRENWALPFFAVQIAAITYLLRTHLQPVQERLTLMAVFIATFLFSLTWQFNQFMMLVQALALFILDCFDMLPTGKVTWLYIIQISGLLLVCVLQFFNSMILGSLLISFNASVLIARTIQKNLKRGSLLNRLGKIIFHVLLVLCLTLLINKFIKKILNLESDEHIFKFLKAKFGFGATRDFDANLYLCEEAFGLLPLNTFSRLSDTLLFYIYIFVLLLMAVTAVVVAFRNLSGSNEVQFVEAVEECTITLKPDAAYNLIHTILFGCLALSTMRMKYLWTSHMCVFASFGLCSAEVWKLILKCVHLYTSRRTHVMKYSLPIITLLYISYKFWPGIMDELSELREFYDPDTVELMNWIKSNTPNTAVFAGSMQLLAGVKLCTGRTLTNHPHYEDKNLRERTKQIYQIYAKRSPEDVHRILLSFGTDYVILEDSICYERRHSRGCRLRDLLDVANGHIMDGLGENEPDLKPSLFPRFCEEIKKNLPSYTIHFTRVFQNKTFHVYKLAKHK, encoded by the exons ATGACAACCATAAGACAGAGAAAGGTTGGAAAAggcacagaagcagctgaagatcAGCCTTCAGAGGAGAAGAATGTGAAGCCGGATGGGAAAATTCTCTCTG atCATACAGGTGGAAAGCTGTGGAACATTCTCTCAATAACTGTTGGTGCATTTTTTGCCATTTCTCTTGGACTTCTTACTTCTGTTTATGTTGCTACACTACATGAAAATGACCTGTGGTTTTCCAATATTAAG GAAGTCGAAAGAGAAATTTCATTCAGAACAGAATGTGGACTTTATTATTCCTACTACAAACAGATGATTCAGGCTGCTTCCATCCAGCAAG GTTTACATGGTTTAGTATATGACAATAAAACTGAATCTGTGAGGACAATTAACATACTTGAAAGAATGAATGTTTACCAGGAGGTGTTTCTCAGCATTCTGTATAGGATTCTTCCAATTCAG CAATACCTAGAGCCcgtttatttttatatctacACTTTGTTTGGACTTCAGGCAGTTTATGTCATTGCTCTGTATGTAACAAGCTGGCTTCTTAGTGGAACATGGCTTTCAGGGTTGTTGGCAGCTTGCTGGTATATTACCAACAG AATAGATACTACAAGAGTAGAATTCACCATTCCCTTAAGAGAGAACTGGGCATTACCTTTCTTTGCTGTTCAGATAGCAGCCATCACTTACCTACTCAGAACTCATTTACAGCCTGTTCAAGAA AGATTGACTCTTATGGCTGTATTCATAGCAACATTTCTCTTTAGCCTGACTTGGCAATTTAATCAGTTTATGATGCTGGTACAAGCATTGGCATTATTCATACTGGACTGCTTTGACATGCTTCCCACAGGAAAG GTTACGTGGCTCTATATTATTCAGATTTCTGGATTACTGCTAGTCTGTGTCCTACAGTTCtttaattctatgattcttggaTCGTTACTTATAAGTTTCAATGCTTCTGTCTTGATAGCCAGAACAATCCAG aaAAATCTAAAAAGGGGCAGCTTGCTTAATAGGCTTGGAAAAATTATCTTCCATGTACTGTTAGTCTTGTGCTTGACTCTcctaataaataaattcatcaag AAAATTCTTAATCTTGAGTCAGATGAACATATATTCAAATTCCTGAAAGCAAAATTTGGATTTGGGGCAACAAG agaTTTTGATGCTAACCTGTACCTTTGTGAAGAAGCTTTTGGTTTACTGCctttaaatactttttcaaGACTCTCAGACACATTACTTTTTTACATCTACATCTTTGTTCTCCTTCTAATGGCAGTAACAGCTGTGGTTGTTGCCTTTCGGAACCTCag TGGTTCAAATGAAGTCCAGTTTGTGGAAGCAGTGGAAGAATGCACAATAACACTGAAGCCTGATGCTGCTTACAATTTAATTCACACCATTCTCTTTGGATGTCTGGCATTAAGCACAATGag AATGAAGTACCTCTGGACATCCCACATGTGTGTATTTGCATCTTTTGGCCTGTGCAGTGCAGAAGTATGGAAACTTATCCTGAAGTGTGTTCATCTCTACACATCACGGCGG ACACATGTGATGAAGTATTCTCTACCAATAATTACATTGCTATACATTTCATACAAG TTCTGGCCAGGAATAATGGATGAACTATCAGAGCTGAGAGAGTTCTATGACCCAGACACTGTGGAGCTCATGAACTGGATTAA GTCAAACACTCCAAACACAGCAGTGTTTGCTGGGAGCATGCAGCTATTAGCAGGAGTCAAACTGTGCACTGGACGGACCTTAACTAATCATCCCCATTATGAGGATAAGAATctgagagagagaacaaaacag ATTTATCAGATCTATGCCAAGAGGTCTCCTGAAGATGTGCACAGGATCCTGCTCTCCTTTGGCACAGACTACGTGATCCTGGAAGACAGTATCTGCTACGAGCGAAGGCACAGCAGAGGCTGCCGGTTACGAGACCTGCTTGATGTAGCCAATGGCCAC ATCATGGATGGTTTGGGAGAGAA
- the DPY19L3 gene encoding probable C-mannosyltransferase DPY19L3 isoform X8 — protein MNVYQEVFLSILYRILPIQQYLEPVYFYIYTLFGLQAVYVIALYVTSWLLSGTWLSGLLAACWYITNRIDTTRVEFTIPLRENWALPFFAVQIAAITYLLRTHLQPVQERLTLMAVFIATFLFSLTWQFNQFMMLVQALALFILDCFDMLPTGKVTWLYIIQISGLLLVCVLQFFNSMILGSLLISFNASVLIARTIQKNLKRGSLLNRLGKIIFHVLLVLCLTLLINKFIKKILNLESDEHIFKFLKAKFGFGATRDFDANLYLCEEAFGLLPLNTFSRLSDTLLFYIYIFVLLLMAVTAVVVAFRNLSGSNEVQFVEAVEECTITLKPDAAYNLIHTILFGCLALSTMRMKYLWTSHMCVFASFGLCSAEVWKLILKCVHLYTSRRTHVMKYSLPIITLLYISYKFWPGIMDELSELREFYDPDTVELMNWIKSNTPNTAVFAGSMQLLAGVKLCTGRTLTNHPHYEDKNLRERTKQIYQIYAKRSPEDVHRILLSFGTDYVILEDSICYERRHSRGCRLRDLLDVANGHIMDGLGENEPDLKPSLFPRFCEEIKKNLPSYTIHFTRVFQNKTFHVYKLAKHK, from the exons ATGAATGTTTACCAGGAGGTGTTTCTCAGCATTCTGTATAGGATTCTTCCAATTCAG CAATACCTAGAGCCcgtttatttttatatctacACTTTGTTTGGACTTCAGGCAGTTTATGTCATTGCTCTGTATGTAACAAGCTGGCTTCTTAGTGGAACATGGCTTTCAGGGTTGTTGGCAGCTTGCTGGTATATTACCAACAG AATAGATACTACAAGAGTAGAATTCACCATTCCCTTAAGAGAGAACTGGGCATTACCTTTCTTTGCTGTTCAGATAGCAGCCATCACTTACCTACTCAGAACTCATTTACAGCCTGTTCAAGAA AGATTGACTCTTATGGCTGTATTCATAGCAACATTTCTCTTTAGCCTGACTTGGCAATTTAATCAGTTTATGATGCTGGTACAAGCATTGGCATTATTCATACTGGACTGCTTTGACATGCTTCCCACAGGAAAG GTTACGTGGCTCTATATTATTCAGATTTCTGGATTACTGCTAGTCTGTGTCCTACAGTTCtttaattctatgattcttggaTCGTTACTTATAAGTTTCAATGCTTCTGTCTTGATAGCCAGAACAATCCAG aaAAATCTAAAAAGGGGCAGCTTGCTTAATAGGCTTGGAAAAATTATCTTCCATGTACTGTTAGTCTTGTGCTTGACTCTcctaataaataaattcatcaag AAAATTCTTAATCTTGAGTCAGATGAACATATATTCAAATTCCTGAAAGCAAAATTTGGATTTGGGGCAACAAG agaTTTTGATGCTAACCTGTACCTTTGTGAAGAAGCTTTTGGTTTACTGCctttaaatactttttcaaGACTCTCAGACACATTACTTTTTTACATCTACATCTTTGTTCTCCTTCTAATGGCAGTAACAGCTGTGGTTGTTGCCTTTCGGAACCTCag TGGTTCAAATGAAGTCCAGTTTGTGGAAGCAGTGGAAGAATGCACAATAACACTGAAGCCTGATGCTGCTTACAATTTAATTCACACCATTCTCTTTGGATGTCTGGCATTAAGCACAATGag AATGAAGTACCTCTGGACATCCCACATGTGTGTATTTGCATCTTTTGGCCTGTGCAGTGCAGAAGTATGGAAACTTATCCTGAAGTGTGTTCATCTCTACACATCACGGCGG ACACATGTGATGAAGTATTCTCTACCAATAATTACATTGCTATACATTTCATACAAG TTCTGGCCAGGAATAATGGATGAACTATCAGAGCTGAGAGAGTTCTATGACCCAGACACTGTGGAGCTCATGAACTGGATTAA GTCAAACACTCCAAACACAGCAGTGTTTGCTGGGAGCATGCAGCTATTAGCAGGAGTCAAACTGTGCACTGGACGGACCTTAACTAATCATCCCCATTATGAGGATAAGAATctgagagagagaacaaaacag ATTTATCAGATCTATGCCAAGAGGTCTCCTGAAGATGTGCACAGGATCCTGCTCTCCTTTGGCACAGACTACGTGATCCTGGAAGACAGTATCTGCTACGAGCGAAGGCACAGCAGAGGCTGCCGGTTACGAGACCTGCTTGATGTAGCCAATGGCCAC ATCATGGATGGTTTGGGAGAGAA